CGTGCCGAACAGGCCGATGTACGGGCTGACCGAGCCGACCGACGCGAGGAATGCAAGGTTGGCTTCGAGCACATCCATTTCACGCTGGAACGACGCGCGCATCGCGCGGCGTGCACCGTCGAGCACGAGGCCCGGATCGCTGATGCGTTTTTCCTTCGCCTTCAGGAATTCGCGCATCCCCGATTCGAAGATCCGTTCGAGCGCGCCGATCGTGTGGCGGTTGTTGGCCGCGCTCTGGTACAGCGCCTGCAGGTCGCCGCCCGACCAGAAATCCTTCTCGAAGCGCTCGGTCTGCGCGCGTGCGCGGCGGATCGCGAACCACTTGCGGAAGATGAAGGTCCACGACATCAGCGACAGCAACAGCAGCAGTCCCATCACGGCCTGGGCCAGCACGCTCGCGTTGAGGACGAGGGAAATGATCGACAGGTCTTGAGAAGTGTTCATAGAGGTTTGAGTAACGGCCCTTCGGGGCGCCCGGTATGCATGCGGCGCGGCGCGCCGGCCATGCCTGACGCCGAACCTTGCTTAGTATCGAATCAGAACGGCAAGTTCATAGGCTTTGTCTAAACGGCGCTCATGCGAGCTTCGTTGACAGTGGAGTGTGCCCGGCATCGATGACGGGCCCGCGTTGCAGCGCGTCGAGCACGGCCGGCGGGATGGCCGCGGGCCGGATACCGTTACGGTCGACGCAGCCGAGGCGAATGTTCCCGGCTACGAGCAGCGTGTTGCCACACCAGGCTTCCTGCGTGAATTCCACCGAGGCGCGGCCGATGCGTCCGGGCCGGCTCGTGATCGCCAGCGTATCGTCGAGTCGCGCCGGCGCGCGGTAGTCGAGCGACGTGCTGCGGACGATGAAGATCGCGCCGGTATCGTCGGCGAGCTGGCGCTGATCGATGCCGCACGCACGCAACCACTCAGTGCGGGCGCGCTCGAAGAACTTCAGGTAGTTGGCATAGAAGACGATGCCGCCTGCGTCGGTATCCTCGTAGTACACGCGCACCGGCCAGGTGAAGCCGGAAGGCGCTTCCGGGGAGCGGGTAGGCTGAGTCATGGCGCGCATTCTACCGGAAGGCAGGGAGCCGATTCGTAACCGATTCGTAACGGAATGTAGTATGCCGTAGCACACCGCGGGCCGGCCCGGGGCCGGGCCCGCGGGGCTTCAGCCGCGGTGGACGGTCGGGCCGCCGGGGGCTTGCGCGATCGGCATCAGCTCGATCGTGTTGACGTTGACGTGTGCCGGGCGCGTCGCGATCCAGTAGATCGTATCGGCGATGTCCTCGGGCATCAGCGGCTGGACGTTGTTGTAGACGTTGGCCGCCTTCTCGTCGTCGCCGCGATAGCGGACGTTCGAGAACTCGGTACCGCCACACAGGCCCGGCTCGATGTCGGTCACGCGCAACGGCGTGCCGAGCAGATCGGCGCGCAGGTTCAGGCTGAATTGTCTGACGAAAGCCTTGGTTGCGCCGTAGACGTTGCCGCCTGCATAAGGGTACGAACCCGCGACCGAGCCGAGATTGAAGATATGGCCGCGGCCGCGCGCGATCATGCCGGGCAGCAACGCGTGCGTGACCGTGACGAGGCCCGTGCAATTCGTGTCGATCATCGTGTGCCATTCGTCGAGGCTGGCCTTTTGGGCTGGCTCGACGCCGAGCGCGAGGCCGGCGTTGTTGACGAGCACGTCGAGTGCCGCGAATTCGGCGGGCAGGGCGGCCGGCACGGCCTCGACGGCCGCGCGGTCGCGCACGTCGAGCTCGAACGGCAGAAGGGCGTCGCCGAGTTCGGCGGCGAGTGCATCGAGACGGTCCTTGCGGCGCGCGGTCGCGACGACGCGGTGGCCTCCTTTGACGAAGGCACGGGCGATGGCGGCGCCGAAGCCGGCGGACGCGCCTGTGACGAACACGATCATTGCTGCTCCTGGTCGATGACAAAATAGCGGGTGATATCCCGCAAGCCTACTGAGATTGCCGCACCGCGGCAAGGCGGCAAAGCGTTTCGGCACGGGCGCGTAGAGTCTGGCCCCAATTACTTCCGGCGCACTGCCGTGCGGTTGCCTATTCATGACGCATCCAATACACTAACGCGCTCATCACCCCTGCGTGACTGGCGATAGAACCCGTTCGGGTTCAAGGTGGAGCATCCCACCGTGAAGCGCGGGGCGCCGTTTTTGCCGTTCGCCTGGGCAGCCGTTGTGCGCCGTCGCGTGCATCGCCGGTGGCTGTCCTGCCTCGCGTCATACGGATTCTTCCGCCACGTCGAGCTGGTCCCGCCAGCAGCGCACCGTACTCGGCCGCTCCGGTCAACCTGTACACACTTAACGGAAACCGTATGTTTGACAGAGCCCAAAGCACCATCGCGAACGTCGATCCCGAAATCTTTGCCG
The DNA window shown above is from Burkholderia cepacia and carries:
- a CDS encoding SDR family NAD(P)-dependent oxidoreductase, with translation MIVFVTGASAGFGAAIARAFVKGGHRVVATARRKDRLDALAAELGDALLPFELDVRDRAAVEAVPAALPAEFAALDVLVNNAGLALGVEPAQKASLDEWHTMIDTNCTGLVTVTHALLPGMIARGRGHIFNLGSVAGSYPYAGGNVYGATKAFVRQFSLNLRADLLGTPLRVTDIEPGLCGGTEFSNVRYRGDDEKAANVYNNVQPLMPEDIADTIYWIATRPAHVNVNTIELMPIAQAPGGPTVHRG
- the tolQ gene encoding protein TolQ produces the protein MNTSQDLSIISLVLNASVLAQAVMGLLLLLSLMSWTFIFRKWFAIRRARAQTERFEKDFWSGGDLQALYQSAANNRHTIGALERIFESGMREFLKAKEKRISDPGLVLDGARRAMRASFQREMDVLEANLAFLASVGSVSPYIGLFGTVWGIMNSFRGLANVQQATLANVAPGIAEALVATAIGLFAAIPAVVAYNRYAHDIDRLAIRFETFIEEFSNILQRQAQ
- the ybgC gene encoding tol-pal system-associated acyl-CoA thioesterase → MRAMTQPTRSPEAPSGFTWPVRVYYEDTDAGGIVFYANYLKFFERARTEWLRACGIDQRQLADDTGAIFIVRSTSLDYRAPARLDDTLAITSRPGRIGRASVEFTQEAWCGNTLLVAGNIRLGCVDRNGIRPAAIPPAVLDALQRGPVIDAGHTPLSTKLA